CAGACGTTCATGATTTACCAGGCAATGTTTGCCATCATCACCCCCGCTCTGATCTCTGGGGCAATTGTCGAGCGGGTTAGCTTCAAAGCTTACTTCTGGTTCGTCCTCATTTGGTCAACCGTCATCTATAGCATCATTGCTCATATGGTATGGGCTAAGGGTGGCTTCCTAGGTTTGTACGGGGGTCATGGGTGCCCTAGATTTTGCTGGTGGTACCGTCGTCCACATTAGTTCTGGGGTGTCGGCCCTCGTGGCAGCTTGGGTGCTTGGCCCTCGCAAAACCTATCCGGGGAATACGGCTCCCCCCCGATAATGTTCCCTTTATTTTGTTGGGGGCTGGGCTCTTGTGGTTTGGCTGGTTTGGCTTTAATGCGGGCAGTGCCTTGGCCTCTGGTTCCTTGGCAACGGTCGCCTTTGTCTCGACCAATACCGCTACTGCTGCCGCTGCCCTGATGTGGATCATTCTGGAGTGGGTGCTTCGGGGTAAACCATCAGCGGTGGGCATTGCCACTGGAGCTGTTGCTGGGTTGGTGGGGGTAACTCCTGCCTGTGGTTTTGTCACCCCCATTGGTGCTCTGTTGATTGGTGCTATCACCTCCACGGCCTGCTTCTTTGCCGTGAGTTTGAAGGCAAAGCTGCAATTTGACGACTCCTTAGATACCTTCCCAGTGCATGGAGTTGGCGGTACGGTTGGGGCGATCTTGACCGGTGTGTTTGCCACCAAGGCAGTCAACGCGGCCGGCGGAGATGGGTTGCTGTCCGGCAATCCGGGTCAAGTTGTGACCCAGATTATTGCCGTCTTGATCACCTACGTCCTAGCAGGTGTGGGCACCTTTATCATTCTCAAGCTTTTAGATGTCACCATTGGTCTCCGAGTCAAACCGGAGGCGGAACAACTAGGCCTCGATTTTGCTGAGCATGGGGAAGAAGCTTATGCTCAAGACATAGACATGGCTTAACCCCTGCCCCAAGGAGTTGAATTTGTCTCCATTGAAATCCTCTGAGGCCAGTTGTCTCAGAGGATTTTTTGATCTCGGTCGCGGAACATCTATGGCAGGGATGCAAATCCCGGCAGCTCCCAAACGGGCGAGACGTTTTATGATTGAGTAGACTTAGCCCACATAACCCTGCGAAAAACGCTGGGTTGCGACCCACTCAGGAACAATCAGCGGATGGATACCAAAGCTTTTAAACGATCCCTACACCATTCTGAGAACTACCACCGCAAGGGGTTTGGGCGGGAAGCAGAGGTCACAAACCTTTTGCAGTCAGAATACCAAAGTAGTCTGATTCAACACATTCGCACCCACCACTATCGCCTGCAACGGGGAGAGGTGACCATTCGACTGGCAGAGTCCTTTGGCTTCTGTTGGGGAGTAGAACGGGCGATCGCCATGGCCTATGAAACCCGCCAGCAGTTTCCAGGACAGCGGATCTGGATTACCAACGAAATTATCCATAATCCCTCCGTGAATCAAAACTTGCGAGAGATGCAGGTGGAATTTATTCCCGTCGAGGCTGGGCATAAGGACTTCTCCGTTGTCACGGGAGGCGATGTTGTGATTTTGCCAGCCTTTGGTGCCAGTGTTCCAGAAATGCAGCTCCTCCACGAGCGTGGTTGCACCATTGTCGATACCACCTGTCCCTGGGTTTCTAAGGTTTGGAATACGGTAGAGAAGCATAAAAAAGGCACCTATACCTCCATTATTCACGGCAAGTATAATCACGAAGAAACCATCGCCACCAGTTCCTTTGCGAGCACCTATTTAGTGATCCTAAACTTGCAAGAGGCTGAATACGTCTGCAATTACATCCTGCAGCGGAGTGAAGATCCAGAAGAGCGGCTCCGCCAACGCCAGA
Above is a genomic segment from Neosynechococcus sphagnicola sy1 containing:
- a CDS encoding ammonium transporter, translating into MALAKPIRGIRLPPDNVPFILLGAGLLWFGWFGFNAGSALASGSLATVAFVSTNTATAAAALMWIILEWVLRGKPSAVGIATGAVAGLVGVTPACGFVTPIGALLIGAITSTACFFAVSLKAKLQFDDSLDTFPVHGVGGTVGAILTGVFATKAVNAAGGDGLLSGNPGQVVTQIIAVLITYVLAGVGTFIILKLLDVTIGLRVKPEAEQLGLDFAEHGEEAYAQDIDMA
- a CDS encoding 4-hydroxy-3-methylbut-2-enyl diphosphate reductase; the encoded protein is MDTKAFKRSLHHSENYHRKGFGREAEVTNLLQSEYQSSLIQHIRTHHYRLQRGEVTIRLAESFGFCWGVERAIAMAYETRQQFPGQRIWITNEIIHNPSVNQNLREMQVEFIPVEAGHKDFSVVTGGDVVILPAFGASVPEMQLLHERGCTIVDTTCPWVSKVWNTVEKHKKGTYTSIIHGKYNHEETIATSSFASTYLVILNLQEAEYVCNYILQRSEDPEERLRQRQTFLDKFQGACSEGFDPDQHLERIGIANQTTMLKGETEQIGKLFEHTLMRKYGPTNLNQHFLSFNTICDATQERQDAMLMLVEESLDLMVVVGGFNSSNTTHLQEIAIERGIPSYHIDSSERIGPGNQVAHKPLNQSLEVMENWLPGGAIVVGVTSGASTPDKVVEEIVEKIFEIKSSPVFA